One Thermodesulfovibrionales bacterium genomic window carries:
- a CDS encoding transporter substrate-binding domain-containing protein gives MNLFVKILTSLLLFVPLLEMISGCSPKTEEGADPGVQPSIDSALLGPLHGRWTGDLDKILESRRVIRVLVSYGKTNFTIVNGQPQGLEYELLHEYEHFLHGKVGKRGSNPIVIFITVPSDQRIPLLLDGGGDIAAGEAITPQREKLVAFTEPYIMNVNEVIVTGKAVAGLRTLDDLSGRTVHVVSGSSYAEHLKDLNKRLGKTGRRPVRIVEVDRTLEEEDILEMVNSGIFRITVVDNHIADLWCCVLQNIAVRKDIILRGGGNLACAVRKENPKLLASLNEFIGTKARQGTVLGNMLFARYYGATKWMLNPIAESEKRKLMKLRFYFRKYAKMYDFDWLTIAAMAYQESGLNQNRRSRRGAVGIMQVIPATAARFGLRNVATPENNIQAGVKYLAYLRQTYFNDPGMSPGDKVDFALAAYDAGPAKIASLRQKAGELGMDPNKWFFSVERLALKEMGRETVQYVANVNKYFIAYKSVERVLEVKRIKEERKNKQEESLEESGPP, from the coding sequence ATGAATCTATTCGTGAAGATACTGACAAGTCTTCTCCTGTTCGTTCCCCTTCTCGAGATGATATCGGGCTGTTCCCCCAAGACGGAGGAGGGAGCGGACCCCGGAGTCCAGCCGAGTATTGACAGTGCCCTCTTGGGCCCTCTCCATGGACGATGGACCGGAGACCTCGACAAGATCCTCGAGAGTCGGCGTGTTATCCGCGTACTCGTTTCCTACGGCAAGACGAATTTTACCATCGTCAATGGCCAACCCCAGGGATTGGAGTATGAACTGCTGCATGAGTACGAGCACTTTCTCCATGGTAAAGTCGGAAAGCGGGGATCGAACCCCATCGTTATCTTCATCACCGTTCCGAGCGATCAGCGCATCCCCTTGCTCCTCGACGGGGGAGGCGATATAGCGGCAGGAGAGGCCATTACGCCGCAGCGAGAAAAGCTCGTCGCATTTACCGAACCCTACATCATGAATGTCAACGAGGTTATCGTAACGGGAAAGGCGGTGGCTGGCCTCCGAACGCTCGATGACCTGTCGGGGAGAACCGTGCACGTCGTCTCGGGAAGCAGCTATGCAGAACACCTGAAAGACCTGAATAAACGACTTGGGAAAACGGGTCGCAGACCCGTCCGGATCGTCGAGGTCGACAGGACCCTTGAAGAGGAGGATATTCTAGAGATGGTCAACTCGGGAATCTTCAGGATAACTGTCGTCGATAACCATATAGCGGATCTCTGGTGCTGTGTCCTGCAGAACATAGCCGTGAGAAAAGATATCATTCTCCGTGGCGGAGGGAATCTCGCTTGTGCCGTTCGCAAGGAGAACCCGAAACTGCTTGCCAGCCTGAACGAGTTCATCGGCACAAAGGCGCGTCAGGGTACCGTGCTTGGTAATATGCTCTTCGCTCGATACTATGGTGCGACGAAATGGATGCTGAACCCAATCGCGGAGTCGGAGAAACGAAAGCTCATGAAACTCCGTTTCTATTTCAGGAAATATGCGAAGATGTACGATTTCGACTGGCTCACGATCGCTGCCATGGCATACCAGGAATCCGGGCTCAACCAGAATAGGCGGAGCCGGAGGGGGGCCGTCGGGATCATGCAGGTAATCCCGGCGACGGCAGCCCGCTTCGGGCTCCGGAATGTCGCCACGCCGGAGAACAATATCCAGGCCGGTGTAAAGTATCTTGCATACCTCAGGCAGACATACTTCAACGATCCGGGCATGAGCCCAGGAGACAAGGTTGACTTCGCCCTCGCTGCTTATGATGCCGGACCCGCAAAGATAGCAAGCCTCCGTCAAAAAGCAGGCGAACTCGGGATGGACCCGAACAAGTGGTTTTTCAGCGTCGAAAGATTGGCGCTCAAAGAGATGGGGCGAGAAACCGTCCAGTACGTGGCAAACGTCAACAAGTACTTCATAGCCTACAAATCAGTCGAGAGAGTACTCGAAGTGAAGCGCATCAAAGAGGAAAGAAAGAATAAGCAGGAGGAGTCTTTGGAAGAGTCTGGACCGCCCTAG